In Gossypium hirsutum isolate 1008001.06 unplaced genomic scaffold, Gossypium_hirsutum_v2.1 scaffold_413, whole genome shotgun sequence, one DNA window encodes the following:
- the LOC121226777 gene encoding zingipain-2 encodes MAFALKTKFLIFMLTVSGALASAMSRILDEAFVAEKYKQWMVEHGRTYEMQEEEPMRFQIFKNNLEFIENFNKMGNQTYKLSTNEFADLTNEEFLTNFAGYMFSSKNVSHKIKRFRYENLINVPDSIDWRKKGAVTEIKDQGSCGSCWAFSTVAAVEGVIKIKTGKLVSLSEQQLVDCARTESTRGCDAGWMDDGFEYIGRNQGLAKESKYPYTGKDGKCSRRKETFRAAQITGYEDVPRDNEEALLKAASRQPVAVALDCSGYGFQFYSGGVYGGPCRTRLNHAVTVVGYGTSEDGIKYWLVKNSWGKSWGESGYMRIKRDVHSKKGLCGIAKKPSYPVA; translated from the exons ATGGCTTTCGCACTCAAAACTAAGTTTCTTATTTTCATGTTGACTGTTTCTGGGGCTCTGGCATCTGCCATGTCCCGCATATTGGATGAAGCCTTCGTTGCTGAGAAATACAAGCAATGGATGGTTGAGCATGGACGAACCTATGAGATGCAGGAAGAGGAGCCTATGCGTTTTCAGATATTCAAAAACAATCTGGAATTCATAGAAAACTTCAATAAAATGGGGAATCAAACTTATAAGTTAAGTACCAATGAATTTGCTGACTTAACCAATGAAGAATTCCTAACGAACTTTGCTGGATACATGTTCTCTTCTAAAAATGTTTCACATAAAATTAAAAGGTTTCGATATGAAAACCTGATTAATGTCCCGGATAGCATCGACTGGAGGAAGAAAGGGGCTGTCACTGAGATCAAGGACCAAGGTTCTTGTG GAAGTTGCTGGGCATTCTCAACTGTCGCAGCTGTAGAAGGCGTCATAAAGATTAAAACTGGAAAGTTGGTCTCGCTCTCCGAGCAACAACTGGTGGATTGCGCCAGGACCGAAAGTACCCGAGGCTGCGATGCTGGTTGGATGGACGACGGATTCGAATACATTGGTAGAAACCAGGGTCTCGCCAAGGAATCAAAATACCCATACACCGGAAAGGACGGGAAATGCAGCCGTCGAAAAGAAACTTTCAGAGCTGCGCAGATCACTGGATACGAAGATGTACCTCGCGACAATGAAGAAGCTCTCTTAAAGGCCGCAAGCCGGCAACCTGTTGCAGTGGCCCTTGATTGCAGTGGATATGGATTTCAGTTTTATTCAGGAGGTGTTTATGGAGGACCATGCCGAACCAGGTTAAACCATGCTGTTACTGTCGTAGGGTATGGAACAAGTGAAGATGGGATTAAGTACTGGTTAGTGAAGAACTCATGGGGCAAATCCTGGGGTGAAAGTGGTTACATGAGGATCAAGAGAGATGTTCATTCCAAAAAAGGTCTTTGTGGCATTGCCAAGAAACCTTCCTATCCAGTTGCATGA